Part of the Sodalinema gerasimenkoae IPPAS B-353 genome is shown below.
CAACCACCCCAATCAGAAGCTGCAACTGCTGAGGTTCAGGATACATAAGAATCGTCTGCCATTCCTCTTCCGTTAACTGTAAGATCAACCCATCCGCCTCATCGTCAACGACAAGACATTTCACGATCGCCACCACCTCTCCAGCGGTTCCCCCAGAACAACGCACCCGCATCACATCACCCGACAATCGCTCCACCTGAGCATAGCCCAACCCTTGATAAAACCCCTCCACCCAGGTCCAATCCAACGGCGAAGCGGCGACATCCTCCTCCTGGATTTCCGGTAACCTCCCCACCCGCAACTGATCCAACAATCCAGGGATTTGTCGAGGTTTCGTGTCAATCATCACCGCCAGATGCAGCAAATTCCCCAACGCTAATTCTCCCAATTGCTGATTCAGGGAATCCGTCAGATAGGATAACGCAATGGTGGGGGCTTGACAATTTGCCAAAAATATGCCACAAGATAGAGGGTCGTAATAATGGGTTCCGGGGACATTCTCCGCCAACCGTTCCCCACGCCAGACGAGCGTCATATTAATCTGAGCCGCCAGTTGAACCCGGAGTGACTGGAGGCGATCGCCAACCAATGCAGTCCAATCTTTCCCCTCCTGAGCCAATAATCGCTGCAATCCCTGGACAAACTGGGGAGAATTGATAGTTTTTTGCCAGCGATCGCACCATTGCACCCCTTTTAGCGCCTCATCATCCACTGGCGTCACCTCTCCCGGCTCTTCCTCCACATCCCACAACAGAGAACCGGCTCCCAGGCGACGCGCCAGTTGCGGCGACACCTGAGGATGCAACAATCGCCGAGGTTGCACATAGGGTTTGTACCACGTCGCATCGGGAATCAGCACCGTCTCCGCCTCTCGCAACGATTCCGCAGCCGTCAACAGGGGAATTGAGAGTCCTCCCTCCGTCGTTTCCAGAGCCAATTGTGCCTCCAACCGCTGCAACACCGTCAACACCTGGGGAATTTCCAGCGTCGTTAACGGCGTTTCCCCGAACTCAGCGGCTAACTCCTGCAAAAACTCCTGATAATCGGCAACGGTCGGCGTTTTCCGAACTCCCAACAAGGGATAGAGCAAATCAAGTCCCAACTCTGGAAAGCCGTCTAGGGAAATCTCAACCCGTCGCGAACCAAAGAAGGGAACCGCTTGGGTGAAACAGTGGCGGGGTTTCCAAAACCGTTGCGTTCCCTCATCCCAGATGCAACAGTGATTGGCAAAACGGGCCTGAAGTTGCGGCGAATGGCTTTGCTGGCGGTGGCGGGAGTTGTTGAAATAACGATAGAGATAGCCATAGATAGCCTTGGCGGAGTCGAACACCTTGGCGGTGGGATTGGCTGACTCGGGGTGGGTGAACCACTGTTCCCAGAGGGTTACAATTCCATCGAGGCGATCGCACACCTGCTCAAACGTCACCTTTTCAAAGCCTAACGCCGTTTGAATCTTGTTGGAAACCTCATCCTGGCGATAGAGAACTAAGGGTTTTGAGGTAATCGCCAACGTCGCCTCCTCTTCCCAACAAACCTCTCGCGGTTGAAACAGTCGAGATGGAGGAATCGGTGCTGCGGCGTAGGCTTGCAACCGCTCGGGATTGCGTTCCACCGGGAGCCAGGAGCGTTCTCGCAATACCTCCGCCAGAGATTGTTTGTCGGTTGTGACGGGAGTTTCCTGTAAATCTGACCAATTTTCTAGGAGATAGTGCCAAAGTTGTTGCAACAGGGGGTAACTGGCGTCTAAATTTTGAGGGTTGCTGCTGTCAAGACATTGATCTAATGCGGTGAGCCAATCCGTGGAACTGACCTTGTCTTGCAGTCCTAACTGAGACAAGAAATCCAGCCATTTCTGGGGATTATCCTGATAAAAATTGAGGTCGGGGAAGTGGATGCGATCGCCAAAAATCCCCTTTAAGAACCGCTGTTCAGGATGATATAAATCCCTCGCTGCTCGCAACCGTCCATCTTCACAGCGAATCAAACGAGCCTGTTGCAGGTTTCGCCAGACGGACGAAGAGCTAGACTCGAATTTGTCACGAGAGAAGTTATCCCGAATCCAAGTTAAAGCCGTTCGTTGTTCCTGTTCTGAGAAATAGGGATATTCTTTCAGCAAGCAATCTTCAATAAAGGTAAATGGGTCAAGTTCAGGAATTTCCAAGTCCTCTAAGAGAGTCCTCCAGGAATGACCGTCTTGCTCAACCTTCAAAAGGGTGAACTCAATGTTGAGATTTGGGATGTCCCAACCCGTTGCCGGGAGATAAAGATTGGGGCGATTGAGTATTGTAAGTTCCCCCGTTGCTGTGATAAAAATTGGTAGCTTCCGCAGTTCTTGGACATATTTCTCGGAATATTGGTAATTGCCTTCAACAAACTTAGGGAGAGATAAATATGCCAGCAAGTTCGGGGAATGCTTGGGATGATAGGGTGGGAACGATTCCATCGGTCGATGGCTAAGCAGGCGGACAATACTGTTTCCACTTAAATAGCGAATGAATGGATTGTTTTTTGTTTGGGTAAATTTAGCAAGATGTGTTTTGAGTGATTTGCTGGCTTTGATAACTGGAATGCCAAAATAGTCCAAGGTTTGCTCATCTGGACTTGGGATATCATTAAAAGGCAATAACGGCATTTCCACCTGACCTCCCTGATAAAGCCGTCCATCGGAGGCAGGAACGAGTGGAATTTGCGATAAGACCTGTAGAATATCATAAGTTTCTTGACTCTTTTGACGAGCAGAAATAAGACAATAATTACCGAAGTAGTGATAGAGCTTGATGAGCCAGTCTTGATTGGGAAACTCAATTCCTGAGGGACGCCAAAGATATCCAGATTTAATTCCTTGTTTTCGAAAAACTTCTACCAACTTTTTTGCTGCTGGCAAGGCATCTAAGGATACGATTTCTGAACATTTGCAGGCGTAAAAAATCTGCCTGACCTTTGAATGCAAAAACCAGCTAGGATTTTGATAAAACAGGGCTTTGAGTTGGTCATTAGCTCGATAAACCACCCCCGAAGGATTAAAACCAAAGACCTGCAAACGATTATTAGACAAGAGTGCCAGCGGTAATCCTCGCAAGGACTTTGGACGGTCTGACACGGCAAACCGTGCTAAGGCCTCAATCCAATCCATCCGCCGTAACATTCGCATGGGAGCCTCTTCAAATGGCATTCCCCAACTCTCCTCAACCCGGAGAGAGTCCCGCAAATCCTCAGGACTATACTCTTGAATTGGACAACCCGCCTGTTTAAACAGTAGAGAAACCTGACGAGGAATTTGGGGGTCAGCGATGGCTAATCCCTCCACCCGGAAGGGTTCAACCAACTTTGACCAGTAGGATGAGGAAATTTGGCGAATCTCTTGAGGTTCCAGCCATTTCACCCATCGATTGACCGTACAATCTCCATCAGGACTGACCTCAAACGCATCCTCTTCTTCCCGAACCGTGGAGCGAATCACCGGACGCTGAGCCAGATGCTTAAAGACCTCTAAATGTAACTGACCCAATGCCGGACTGGTGGTAATTTTCTCCGTCGGGAAAAGCTTATAAAACGTCTCGGGACTCTCACGGCCAATATCATCCACCAAACTACGATATAACTCCGCACAGGCGATCGCCAACCCATGCTGAGCCAACCGTTGATTCCAAACCGCTCGCGGACGGTCTTTCCCCGTCTGTCCCGAATCACTACTGAGATTATCCCGAGAACTATTGAGGTTAAAAAAGCCATTCAGATGAATTGGCCATCCCGACGCCAACGGAAGCGGCAGAAAACAATATACCTTTCCCTGAACTTCCGCCGGAACCCCTCTCGTCCGACTGGCTGTAATCCGGGCCGCCGCTCCCGTCCAAGGTAACACCTTCTCCTGATTCTCCGACAGGGAGCGAATCACCGTCGCCAACTCCTCCCCCTCATCAATGCGAAGCAACTGCACAATC
Proteins encoded:
- a CDS encoding sacsin N-terminal ATP-binding-like domain-containing protein — encoded protein: MTTPLSQGRSFYQAEPLIARLRGIIRDYPEGVGIVKELIQNADDAGATRVEITLDWRTHQAAAVPGNLQKLLGPAMLVYNNSSFRDRDFESIRSLGQSQKATDLQKTGRFGIGFNAVYHVTDYPSFISRERLIFFDPHGDAVPGTSKAEPGREWEFAASGWWEDYPEVMAIYEAGGVPRGTRDFQGTLFRLPLRTPQQAEVSEIRNQPFEESNVRELLTELQDCGEELLLFLKSIVEIRVFEIAADAGGDREEVLRITTENPEEVTAARQELMTAIPETAVELIEACRRQGNVLGLVSYRHHLETVSSQQVTSSSWRIVQLLRIDEGEELATVIRSLSENQEKVLPWTGAAARITASRTRGVPAEVQGKVYCFLPLPLASGWPIHLNGFFNLNSSRDNLSSDSGQTGKDRPRAVWNQRLAQHGLAIACAELYRSLVDDIGRESPETFYKLFPTEKITTSPALGQLHLEVFKHLAQRPVIRSTVREEEDAFEVSPDGDCTVNRWVKWLEPQEIRQISSSYWSKLVEPFRVEGLAIADPQIPRQVSLLFKQAGCPIQEYSPEDLRDSLRVEESWGMPFEEAPMRMLRRMDWIEALARFAVSDRPKSLRGLPLALLSNNRLQVFGFNPSGVVYRANDQLKALFYQNPSWFLHSKVRQIFYACKCSEIVSLDALPAAKKLVEVFRKQGIKSGYLWRPSGIEFPNQDWLIKLYHYFGNYCLISARQKSQETYDILQVLSQIPLVPASDGRLYQGGQVEMPLLPFNDIPSPDEQTLDYFGIPVIKASKSLKTHLAKFTQTKNNPFIRYLSGNSIVRLLSHRPMESFPPYHPKHSPNLLAYLSLPKFVEGNYQYSEKYVQELRKLPIFITATGELTILNRPNLYLPATGWDIPNLNIEFTLLKVEQDGHSWRTLLEDLEIPELDPFTFIEDCLLKEYPYFSEQEQRTALTWIRDNFSRDKFESSSSSVWRNLQQARLIRCEDGRLRAARDLYHPEQRFLKGIFGDRIHFPDLNFYQDNPQKWLDFLSQLGLQDKVSSTDWLTALDQCLDSSNPQNLDASYPLLQQLWHYLLENWSDLQETPVTTDKQSLAEVLRERSWLPVERNPERLQAYAAAPIPPSRLFQPREVCWEEEATLAITSKPLVLYRQDEVSNKIQTALGFEKVTFEQVCDRLDGIVTLWEQWFTHPESANPTAKVFDSAKAIYGYLYRYFNNSRHRQQSHSPQLQARFANHCCIWDEGTQRFWKPRHCFTQAVPFFGSRRVEISLDGFPELGLDLLYPLLGVRKTPTVADYQEFLQELAAEFGETPLTTLEIPQVLTVLQRLEAQLALETTEGGLSIPLLTAAESLREAETVLIPDATWYKPYVQPRRLLHPQVSPQLARRLGAGSLLWDVEEEPGEVTPVDDEALKGVQWCDRWQKTINSPQFVQGLQRLLAQEGKDWTALVGDRLQSLRVQLAAQINMTLVWRGERLAENVPGTHYYDPLSCGIFLANCQAPTIALSYLTDSLNQQLGELALGNLLHLAVMIDTKPRQIPGLLDQLRVGRLPEIQEEDVAASPLDWTWVEGFYQGLGYAQVERLSGDVMRVRCSGGTAGEVVAIVKCLVVDDEADGLILQLTEEEWQTILMYPEPQQLQLLIGVVESGAMTRLILIREVVATLGESESQVKANTGETPIHLEHLPGHEMAQLSVNLSSILAQVQSEMIQEYPGI